A part of Gadus morhua chromosome 17, gadMor3.0, whole genome shotgun sequence genomic DNA contains:
- the LOC115529713 gene encoding lecithin retinol acyltransferase-like, producing the protein MFPLHLLSLLFIAAQRPQGKEKGRASVQRSEEETEGDLLFQRGDLLEVPRTLFTHFGIYLGGGYVAHLIPDILPMFSKDQGKIGQMVTNGRLILGVLVKCASVRVDSVEDFAYGSQILVNRMDKVCSRPPLGGEEVARRAEKLRGSVRYSLLWYNCEHYVMYCRYGTLVSFQTFQFCKTVRKMLLSRRVAKVTALLWASLLLYFRTVSACAVLPAITMPFIIWMAS; encoded by the exons ATGTTCCCTctgcacctcctctctctgctcttcatCGCCGCCCAGAGACCCcaggggaaggagaaggggCGAGCGAGCGTGCAGAGGtctgaggaggagacggagggcgaCCTGCTCTTTCAGAGGGGAGACCTACTCGAGGTGCCTCGAACCCTCTTCACACACTTTGGGATCTACCTGGGAGGGGGATA TGTGGCTCACCTCATCCCAGATATCCTGCCAATGTTCTCTAAGGACCAGGGGAAGATTGGGCAGATGGTCACCAACGGTCGACTCATACTGGGAGTTCTGGTTAAG TGTGCCAGTGTGAGGGTGGACTCTGTAGAGGACTTTGCCTACGGATCCCAGATCCTGGTGAACCGGATGGACAAG GTGTGCAGCCGTCCGCCattagggggagaggaggtggcgCGGCGCGCAGAGAAGCTACGCGGCTCAGTGCGCTATAGCCTGCTGTGGTACAACTGTGAGCACTATGTGATGTACTGTCGCTACGGCACCCTGGTCAGCTTCCAGACTTTTCAG TTCTGTAAAACGGTGCGGAAGATGTTGCTTAGTCGCCGCGTTGCCAAGGTGACCGCTTTGTTGTGGGCTAGTCTACTGCTCTACTTCAGGACGGTGTCCGCATGCGCTGTCCTGCCGGCCATCACCATGCCTTTCATCATCTGGATGGCCTCCTAG
- the LOC115529711 gene encoding lecithin retinol acyltransferase — MPHSRGALARAAVVMLDSLMFLLEKLILLAHVTISSLLSPRGTDNGDKPHSKHFERAGIPAGTGVPQYTHIHHDQFKPGDLLEVPRTLFTHFGIYLGDERVAHLIPDILPVLKSDDRQIREMVTNTRLLLGVLSKNASVRVDNVEDFAYGAAMLVNAMDRVAPRPALDNAEVARRAEKLVGAVTYSLLWNNCEHFVTYCRYGAATSSQTEQFCEWCKSLIRDQRCLLLSVLLGMASMVCLGVSLGTALPSLLVPFTLWMVS, encoded by the exons ATGCCCCACTCTCGAGGCGCCTTGGCTCGAGCTGCGGTCGTCATGCTGGACTCGCTCATGTTCCTCCTGGAGAAGCTCATACTGCTCGCGCACGTCACTATCTCCAGCCTGCTCTCCCCGCGCGGGACGGATAACGGGGACAAGCCGCACTCCAAGCACTTTGAGCGGGCTGGGATCCCGGCGGGCACCGGGGTGCCCCAGTACACCCACATCCACCACGACCAATTCAAGCCGGGCGATCTGCTGGAGGTCCCCCGAACTCTGTTCACCCACTTTGGCATCTATCTCGGAGACGAACGCGTCGCGCACCTCATCCCGGACATCCTCCCGGTGCTGAAGAGCGATGACCGCCAGATCCGCGAGATGGTGACCAACACGCGCCTGTTGCTAGGTGTGCTGTCCAAAAACGCGAGCGTGCGCGTGGACAACGTGGAGGACTTCGCGTATGGCGCCGCGATGCTGGTGAACGCGATGGACCGCGTCGCGCCTCGTCCTGCGCTCGACAACGCGGAGGTGGCGCGGCGCGCGGAGAAGCTGGTGGGTGCCGTGACGTACAGTCTGCTCTGGAACAACTGCGAACATTTTGTGACGTACTGCCGCTACGGCGCCGCCACCAGCAGCCAGACCGAGCAG ttCTGTGAGTGGTGCAAGTCTCTGATCCGAGACCAGCGGTGTCTGCTTCTCTCCGTGCTCCTGGGAATGGCGTCCATGGTGTGTTTGGGCGTTTCCCTGGGTACCGCCCTGCCATCCCTTCTCGTCCCCTTCACCCTGTGGATGGTCAGTTAG